The Triticum aestivum cultivar Chinese Spring chromosome 3A, IWGSC CS RefSeq v2.1, whole genome shotgun sequence genome includes a region encoding these proteins:
- the LOC123062270 gene encoding probable indole-3-acetic acid-amido synthetase GH3.1, producing MPEAPSAQPAPASGYAPGAHREALDFIEHVTANAGKVQQCVLAEILAQNATAEYLRRYGVSSSSSPLDAVDAFRRCVPLVTYEDLQPDILRIANGDSSPILSGKPISEFLTSSGTSGGERKLMPTIADELDRRSLLYSLLMPVMSQSLPGLDKGKAMYLLFVKAESRTPGGLAARPVLTSYYRSRQFLDRPHDPYTAYTSPNEAILCVDSYQSMYAQLLCGLVHRTDVLRVGAVFASGFLRAIRFLEKHWPRLCHDIRTGELDPEITDRSVRDAVGRLLRANPALASEIEAECSEPSWEGIIRRLWPRTKYIDVIVTGAMSQYIPTLEFYGGGLPLICTMYASSECYFGLNLNPMCKPGEVAYTLIPTMCHFEFLPVHCSNANADPSHHDLVDLVDVKLGHDYELVVTTFSGLCRYRVGDVLRVAGFKNEAPMFSFVRRRNVALSIDSDKTDETELHTAVSSAVQHLAPFGASLVEYTSYADTSAIPGHYVLFWELREGSTAVPASVFEECCLSVEEALNSVYRQCRACDRSIGPLEIRVVSEGTFEKLMDYALSQGASINQYKAPRCVRPGPVVELLDARVQASYFSPKCPKWSPGNKQWNTSKELLSIGDA from the exons ATGCCGGAAGCACCGAGCGCCCAGCCAGCTCCCGCCTCTGGCTACGCCCCCGGGGCGCACCGCGAGGCGCTCGACTTCATCGAGCACGTCACGGCGAACGCCGGGAAGGTGCAGCAGTGCGTCCTCGCCGAGATTCTGGCGCAGAACGCGACGGCCGAGTACCTGCGCCGGTATGGCGTCTCCTCCAGCAGCAGCCCCCTCGATGCCGTGGACGCCTTCCGCCGCTGCGTCCCGCTCGTGACCTACGAGGACCTCCAGCCTGATATACTCCGCATCGCCAACGGTGACTCCTCGCCGATCCTCTCCGGCAAGCCCATCTCCGAGTTCCTCACAAG CTCCGGCACTTCCGGAGGGGAGCGGAAGCTCATGCCGACCATCGCCGACGAGCTGGACAGGCGGTCTCTGCTGTACAGTCTACTGATGCCGGTGATGAGCCAGTCGCTGCCCGGGCTGGACAAAGGCAAGGCGATGTACCTGCTCTTCGTCAAGGCCGAGTCGCGGACGCCGGGAGGGCTCGCCGCGCGGCCGGTGTTAACTAGCTACTACCGGAGCCGGCAGTTCCTCGACCGGCCGCACGACCCGTACACGGCCTACACGAGCCCCAACGAGGCCATTCTGTGCGTGGACTCCTACCAGAGCATGTACGCCCAGCTGCTCTGCGGCCTCGTGCACCGCACGGACGTGCTGCGCGTCGGCGCGGTGTTCGCTTCGGGCTTCCTCCGCGCCATACGCTTCCTCGAGAAGCACTGGCCGCGCCTGTGCCACGACATCCGCACCGGCGAGCTCGACCCGGAGATCACCGACCGCTCGGTGCGTGACGCCGTCGGGAGGTTGCTCCGCGCCAACCCAGCCCTCGCCAGCGAGATCGAGGCCGAGTGTTCGGAGCCGTCGTGGGAGGGCATCATCCGACGCCTGTGGCCTCGCACCAAGTACATCGACGTGATCGTGACCGGCGCCATGTCGCAGTACATCCCAACCCTCGAGTTCTACGGCGGCGGCCTGCCGCTCATCTGCACCATGTACGCTTCTTCGGAGTGTTACTTCGGCCTGAACCTCAACCCCATGTGCAAGCCCGGCGAAGTCGCGTACACTCTCATCCCCACCATGTGCCACTTCGAGTTCCTCCCCGTCCATTGCAGCAACGCCAATGCCGACCCGAGCCACCACGACCTCGTCGATCTAGTCGATGTGAAGCTCGGGCACGACTACGAACTCGTGGTAACCACCTTCTCAG GTTTGTGCCGGTATCGTGTGGGCGACGTTCTGAGGGTAGCAGGGTTCAAGAACGAGGCGCCGATGTTCAGCTTCGTGCGACGGCGGAACGTGGCGCTGAGCATCGACTCGGACAAGACGGACGAGACGGAGCTGCACACGGCGGTGAGCAGCGCGGTGCAGCACCTGGCGCCGTTCGGCGCATCGCTGGTGGAGTACACCAGCTACGCCGACACATCCGCCATCCCAGGCCACTACGTGCTGTTCTGGGAGCTGCGCGAGGGCAGCACGGCGGTGCCGGCGTCCGTGTTCGAGGAGTGCTGCCTGTCCGTGGAGGAGGCCCTGAACAGCGTGTACCGGCAGTGCCGCGCCTGCGACAGGTCCATCGGCCCCCTCGAGATCCGCGTGGTGTCCGAGGGCACCTTCGAGAAGCTCATGGACTACGCGCTCAGCCAGGGCGCGTCCATCAACCAGTACAAGGCGCCGCGCTGCGTGCGCCCCGGGCCGGTCGTCGAGCTCCTGGACGCGAGGGTGCAGGCCAGCTACTTCAGCCCCAAGTGCCCGAAATGGAGCCCCGGGAACAAGCAATGGaacacctccaaggagctgctgaGCATCGGAGACGCCTAG